The following proteins are encoded in a genomic region of Hippopotamus amphibius kiboko isolate mHipAmp2 chromosome 8, mHipAmp2.hap2, whole genome shotgun sequence:
- the CASP8 gene encoding caspase-8 isoform X1: protein MNFNRCLYNIGEQLDSEDLAVLKFLSLEYIPHRKQEPIKDALMLFQRLQEKRMLEENNLSFLKELLFRMNRLDLLLNHLHTNEEEMEKELQIPGRAQISAYRVMLFQISEDVNKLELKHFKFFLSQEIAKCKLDDDMTLLDIFIEMEKRAMLGEKNLDTLKRICEQINKSLLKKINAYEELSREQRTSLERSPDEFSNDVSQLLERGSSFEMLAMSDSPGEQDSESQTSNTVYRMKSKPRGYCLIFNNYDFSIARKDVPKLHSIKDRNGTDLDAEALNKTFSELHFDVVHFRDHTAKKICEVLKSYQSMDHNNKDCFICCILSHGDKGIIYGSDGQEAPIYELTSYFTGSNCPSLAGKPKIFFIQACQGDNYQRGIAVETDSEQKEAYLEMDSSVQKRYIPDEADFLLGMATVNNCVSYRSTMEGTWYIQSLCQSLRERCPRGEDILTILTKVNFEVNILVAHMGTSEDPQWLWAGEQTGVLPTIKPTEFTVFLNNPGV, encoded by the exons ATGAATTTCAATAGATGTCTCTATAATATTGGGGAACAGCTGGACAGTGAAGACCTGGCCGTCCTCAAGTTCTTGAGCCTGGAATACATTCCACATAGGAAGCAGGAACCCATCAAGGATGCCTTGATGCTCTTCCAGAGGCTCCAAGAAAAGAGAATGTTGGAGGAAAACAACCTGTCCTTCTTGAAAGAGCTGCTTTTCCGAATGAATAGACTGGATCTGCTGCTCAACCACCTGCACACCAatgaggaggagatggagaaggagctTCAGATACCAGGCAGGGCCCAGATCTCTGCCTACAG GGTCATGCTTTTTCAGATTTCAGAAGATGTGAACAAATTGGAATTGAAGCACTTTAAGTTTTTTTTGAGCCAGGAGATCGCCAAATGTAAGCTGGATGATGACATG ACCCTGCTTGATATTTTCATAGAGATGGAGAAGAGGGCCATGCTAGGGGAAAAAAACTTGGACACCCTGAAGAGAATCTGTGAGCAAATCAACAAGAGCCTGCTGAAGAAAATCAATGCTTATGAAGAACTAAGCAGAG agCAGAGAACGAGCCTTGAAAGAAGTCCAGATGAATTTTCAAACG ATGTGTCGCAGTTGCTCGAAAGGGGGAGCTCCTTTGAAATGCTGGCTATGTCAGACTCTCCAGGAGAACAGGACAGTGAGTCGCAG ACATCGAACACAGTTTACCGAATGAAAAGCAAGCCTCGGGGATACTGTCTGATCTTTAACAATTATGATTTTAGCATAGCACGGAAGGATGTGCCCAAACTTCACAGCATTAAGGATAGGAATGGAACAGACTTGGATGCAG AGGCTTTGAACAAGACGTTTAGTGAGCTTCATTTTGACGTAGTGCATTTCAGAGACCACACTGCAAAGAAAATCTGTGAGGTTCTGAAATCCTACCAAAGCATGGACCACAATAACAAAGACTGCTTCATCTGCTGCATCCTCTCCCACGGAGACAAGGGCATCATCTACGGCTCCGATGGGCAGGAAGCCCCCATCTATGAGCTGACCTCTTACTTCACTGGTTCAAATTGCCCTTCCCTTGCTGGCAAACCCAAAATCTTTTTTATTCAGGCTTGTCAAGGGGATAACTACCAGAGAGGTATAGCTGTTGAGACTGACTCAGAACAGAAGGAAGCCTATTTAGAAATGGATTCATCAGTTCAGAAGAGATATATCCCGGATGAGGCTGACTTTCTGCTGGGGATGGCCACTGTGAACAACTGTGTTTCCTACCGAAGCACGATGGAGGGGACCTGGTATATCCAGTCACTTTGCCAGAGCCTGAGAGAAAGATGTCCTAG GGGTGAAGATATTCTCACCATCCTCACCAAGGTGAACTTTGAA gtcaacatttTGGTGGCCCATATGGGGACCAGTGAAGATCCTCAATGGCTCTGGGCTGGTGAGCAAACAGGTGTGTTACCCACAATCAAGCCCACTGAGTTCACTGTTTTTCTCAATAACCCTGGAGTTTGA
- the CASP8 gene encoding caspase-8 isoform X3, producing the protein MNFNRCLYNIGEQLDSEDLAVLKFLSLEYIPHRKQEPIKDALMLFQRLQEKRMLEENNLSFLKELLFRMNRLDLLLNHLHTNEEEMEKELQIPGRAQISAYRVMLFQISEDVNKLELKHFKFFLSQEIAKCKLDDDMTLLDIFIEMEKRAMLGEKNLDTLKRICEQINKSLLKKINAYEELSREQRTSLERSPDEFSNDVSQLLERGSSFEMLAMSDSPGEQDSESQGRTKAVSTGPRVSKRWM; encoded by the exons ATGAATTTCAATAGATGTCTCTATAATATTGGGGAACAGCTGGACAGTGAAGACCTGGCCGTCCTCAAGTTCTTGAGCCTGGAATACATTCCACATAGGAAGCAGGAACCCATCAAGGATGCCTTGATGCTCTTCCAGAGGCTCCAAGAAAAGAGAATGTTGGAGGAAAACAACCTGTCCTTCTTGAAAGAGCTGCTTTTCCGAATGAATAGACTGGATCTGCTGCTCAACCACCTGCACACCAatgaggaggagatggagaaggagctTCAGATACCAGGCAGGGCCCAGATCTCTGCCTACAG GGTCATGCTTTTTCAGATTTCAGAAGATGTGAACAAATTGGAATTGAAGCACTTTAAGTTTTTTTTGAGCCAGGAGATCGCCAAATGTAAGCTGGATGATGACATG ACCCTGCTTGATATTTTCATAGAGATGGAGAAGAGGGCCATGCTAGGGGAAAAAAACTTGGACACCCTGAAGAGAATCTGTGAGCAAATCAACAAGAGCCTGCTGAAGAAAATCAATGCTTATGAAGAACTAAGCAGAG agCAGAGAACGAGCCTTGAAAGAAGTCCAGATGAATTTTCAAACG ATGTGTCGCAGTTGCTCGAAAGGGGGAGCTCCTTTGAAATGCTGGCTATGTCAGACTCTCCAGGAGAACAGGACAGTGAGTCGCAG GGGAGAACAAAAGCTGTATCAACAGGGCCACGTGTTTCAAAAAGATGGATGTAA
- the CASP8 gene encoding caspase-8 isoform X2, which produces MNFNRCLYNIGEQLDSEDLAVLKFLSLEYIPHRKQEPIKDALMLFQRLQEKRMLEENNLSFLKELLFRMNRLDLLLNHLHTNEEEMEKELQIPGRAQISAYRVMLFQISEDVNKLELKHFKFFLSQEIAKCKLDDDMTLLDIFIEMEKRAMLGEKNLDTLKRICEQINKSLLKKINAYEELSREQRTSLERSPDEFSNDVSQLLERGSSFEMLAMSDSPGEQDSESQTSNTVYRMKSKPRGYCLIFNNYDFSIARKDVPKLHSIKDRNGTDLDAEALNKTFSELHFDVVHFRDHTAKKICEVLKSYQSMDHNNKDCFICCILSHGDKGIIYGSDGQEAPIYELTSYFTGSNCPSLAGKPKIFFIQACQGDNYQRGIAVETDSEQKEAYLEMDSSVQKRYIPDEADFLLGMATVNNCVSYRSTMEGTWYIQSLCQSLRERCPRGEDILTILTKVNFEVNILVAHMGTSEDPQWLWAGEQTGTCKNYILRLKSILQYGF; this is translated from the exons ATGAATTTCAATAGATGTCTCTATAATATTGGGGAACAGCTGGACAGTGAAGACCTGGCCGTCCTCAAGTTCTTGAGCCTGGAATACATTCCACATAGGAAGCAGGAACCCATCAAGGATGCCTTGATGCTCTTCCAGAGGCTCCAAGAAAAGAGAATGTTGGAGGAAAACAACCTGTCCTTCTTGAAAGAGCTGCTTTTCCGAATGAATAGACTGGATCTGCTGCTCAACCACCTGCACACCAatgaggaggagatggagaaggagctTCAGATACCAGGCAGGGCCCAGATCTCTGCCTACAG GGTCATGCTTTTTCAGATTTCAGAAGATGTGAACAAATTGGAATTGAAGCACTTTAAGTTTTTTTTGAGCCAGGAGATCGCCAAATGTAAGCTGGATGATGACATG ACCCTGCTTGATATTTTCATAGAGATGGAGAAGAGGGCCATGCTAGGGGAAAAAAACTTGGACACCCTGAAGAGAATCTGTGAGCAAATCAACAAGAGCCTGCTGAAGAAAATCAATGCTTATGAAGAACTAAGCAGAG agCAGAGAACGAGCCTTGAAAGAAGTCCAGATGAATTTTCAAACG ATGTGTCGCAGTTGCTCGAAAGGGGGAGCTCCTTTGAAATGCTGGCTATGTCAGACTCTCCAGGAGAACAGGACAGTGAGTCGCAG ACATCGAACACAGTTTACCGAATGAAAAGCAAGCCTCGGGGATACTGTCTGATCTTTAACAATTATGATTTTAGCATAGCACGGAAGGATGTGCCCAAACTTCACAGCATTAAGGATAGGAATGGAACAGACTTGGATGCAG AGGCTTTGAACAAGACGTTTAGTGAGCTTCATTTTGACGTAGTGCATTTCAGAGACCACACTGCAAAGAAAATCTGTGAGGTTCTGAAATCCTACCAAAGCATGGACCACAATAACAAAGACTGCTTCATCTGCTGCATCCTCTCCCACGGAGACAAGGGCATCATCTACGGCTCCGATGGGCAGGAAGCCCCCATCTATGAGCTGACCTCTTACTTCACTGGTTCAAATTGCCCTTCCCTTGCTGGCAAACCCAAAATCTTTTTTATTCAGGCTTGTCAAGGGGATAACTACCAGAGAGGTATAGCTGTTGAGACTGACTCAGAACAGAAGGAAGCCTATTTAGAAATGGATTCATCAGTTCAGAAGAGATATATCCCGGATGAGGCTGACTTTCTGCTGGGGATGGCCACTGTGAACAACTGTGTTTCCTACCGAAGCACGATGGAGGGGACCTGGTATATCCAGTCACTTTGCCAGAGCCTGAGAGAAAGATGTCCTAG GGGTGAAGATATTCTCACCATCCTCACCAAGGTGAACTTTGAA gtcaacatttTGGTGGCCCATATGGGGACCAGTGAAGATCCTCAATGGCTCTGGGCTGGTGAGCAAACAG